A genomic window from Nocardioides rotundus includes:
- a CDS encoding crotonase/enoyl-CoA hydratase family protein codes for MTWETLRWEVDDAGVALLTLNRPDELNSFTVTMARELEECFRQAASDDEVRAIVVTGAGRAFCAGMDLSAEGNVFGLDETLDPSPEAFAADHDQEPWQSGMRDTGGKVTLAIHDCPKPVLAAINGPAVGIGATMTLAMDLRLASTSARIGFVFGRLGIVPEACSTWFLPRIVGVSQALEWIYSADILTAEQALEGGLIRSLHEPEDLVPTTLALARSFVEGRSPVALALARQLVYRNSAAPHPLQAHLADSLAMWHTSVGDGKEGVAAFREKRPPQFTGRASQTPRIV; via the coding sequence CCCTGAACCGGCCCGACGAGCTGAACTCCTTCACCGTCACCATGGCCCGCGAGCTCGAGGAGTGCTTCCGGCAGGCCGCCTCCGACGACGAGGTGCGCGCGATCGTGGTGACCGGGGCGGGCCGCGCCTTCTGCGCCGGGATGGACCTCTCGGCCGAGGGCAACGTCTTCGGCCTGGACGAGACGCTGGACCCGAGCCCCGAGGCGTTCGCCGCCGACCACGACCAGGAGCCGTGGCAGTCGGGGATGCGCGACACCGGCGGCAAGGTGACGCTCGCGATCCACGACTGCCCCAAGCCCGTTCTCGCGGCGATCAACGGCCCCGCGGTCGGGATCGGCGCCACCATGACCCTGGCGATGGACCTGCGGCTGGCCTCCACCTCGGCCCGGATCGGCTTCGTCTTCGGTCGCCTGGGCATCGTGCCCGAGGCCTGCTCCACCTGGTTCCTCCCCCGGATCGTCGGGGTCTCCCAGGCGCTGGAGTGGATCTACTCCGCCGACATCCTGACCGCCGAGCAGGCGCTCGAGGGCGGGCTGATCCGCTCGCTGCACGAGCCCGAGGACCTGGTCCCGACGACCCTCGCGCTGGCCCGCTCCTTCGTCGAGGGCCGCTCCCCCGTCGCCCTGGCGCTGGCCCGGCAGCTGGTCTACCGCAACAGCGCCGCGCCGCATCCGCTGCAGGCCCACCTGGCCGACTCCCTGGCGATGTGGCACACCTCGGTCGGCGACGGCAAGGAGGGCGTCGCCGCCTTCCGGGAGAAGCGGCCCCCGCAGTTCACCGGGCGGGCCTCGCAGACGCCGCGGATCGTCTGA
- a CDS encoding PadR family transcriptional regulator gives MGHHGRRGRYDGPGSEQWRNHPQNPWQGWMGPEWGQGPRHGRGRGPGGPPPWVAGLLGWGQPEPTPGPRVRRGDVRTAILDVVRSAGEAGEPINGYQVIQQIAERSGGAWRPSPGSVYPTVQQLHDEGLVESDDDHGRKTIRLTDEGRRYVEENRATLDAVWSPFEQQRRQEPRAGADLRSEVGQVMSAVWQIVSQGSEAQRRALVEVLVDTRRTLYGILADGADQPGPQDPERRSEGEDS, from the coding sequence ATGGGACACCATGGACGACGGGGCCGGTACGACGGCCCCGGCAGCGAGCAGTGGCGCAACCACCCGCAGAACCCCTGGCAGGGCTGGATGGGACCGGAGTGGGGCCAGGGCCCCCGGCACGGGCGCGGGCGCGGCCCGGGCGGTCCCCCGCCGTGGGTGGCCGGGCTGCTGGGCTGGGGCCAGCCCGAGCCGACACCGGGGCCGCGGGTCCGCCGGGGCGACGTGCGCACCGCGATCCTCGACGTGGTGCGCAGCGCCGGGGAGGCCGGGGAGCCGATCAACGGCTATCAGGTGATCCAGCAGATCGCCGAGCGGAGCGGCGGCGCGTGGCGCCCCAGCCCCGGCTCGGTCTACCCGACCGTGCAGCAGCTGCACGACGAGGGCCTGGTCGAGAGCGACGACGACCACGGTCGCAAGACCATCCGGCTGACCGACGAGGGGCGTCGCTACGTCGAGGAGAACCGGGCCACCCTGGACGCGGTCTGGTCGCCCTTCGAGCAGCAGCGCCGCCAGGAGCCGCGCGCCGGGGCCGACCTCCGTTCGGAGGTGGGGCAGGTGATGAGCGCGGTGTGGCAGATCGTCAGCCAGGGCTCCGAGGCCCAGCGCCGGGCGCTCGTGGAGGTGCTGGTGGACACCCGCCGCACGCTCTACGGGATCCTCGCCGACGGCGCGGACCAGCCCGGCCCGCAGGACCCCGAGCGGCGTTCCGAGGGTGAGGACTCGTGA
- a CDS encoding DUF1707 SHOCT-like domain-containing protein, whose amino-acid sequence MSELRVGHAEREAASHRLADHYAEGRLDEEEYAERLDAIWSARTRDDLAVVFHDLPAPVRAPRPVGPARPSYRPRPGERSWLVPVLVIAGVLAILGLALDVFPWWLLLVAAIIVAKKSKHSSGFRPSAGR is encoded by the coding sequence GTGAGCGAGCTGCGGGTCGGCCACGCCGAGCGGGAGGCCGCCTCCCACCGGCTCGCCGACCACTACGCCGAGGGTCGGTTGGACGAGGAGGAGTACGCCGAGCGGCTGGACGCCATCTGGTCGGCGCGCACCCGCGACGACCTCGCCGTGGTCTTCCACGACCTGCCGGCTCCGGTGCGTGCGCCCCGCCCGGTCGGGCCCGCGCGGCCGTCGTACCGTCCCCGGCCGGGTGAGCGCAGCTGGCTGGTCCCGGTCCTGGTGATCGCCGGCGTGCTGGCGATCCTCGGCCTGGCGCTGGACGTCTTCCCGTGGTGGCTGCTGCTGGTCGCGGCGATCATCGTGGCGAAGAAGTCCAAGCACTCGAGCGGGTTCAGACCTTCAGCAGGTCGATGA
- a CDS encoding cysteine--tRNA ligase, which produces MMSTSGVVGTAGRYPLRPSTGPRAADLTLAGSSLPLTGTLRVYTCGITPYDVTHLGHASTFVWADLLLSLGRALEVRTVSCRNVTDIDDVLTEAAGKRQRHYDELAVTQEFLFERDMTDLAVARPDLSPHARGHVRQVVQLADALLAQDAAYERDGTVFFRAPEGLDLAGLTEEEALAALGEFGDAAEDARESAYDVPIWKPSPENHPAWPSPWGWGRPAWHVECAAMAVGAFGASLDVVVGGADLAFPHHAYQAAMVEAATGAAPFARRMLHVGTVGFEGAKMAKSTGNLVLVRDLLAQHPGAVVRMLLLHRDWRAPWEYDAAQVAEAAERVEALHAAAARRSDEGREAVLAALVDDLDVPTAYARAVEDGGAAARLLIDLLKV; this is translated from the coding sequence ATGATGAGTACGTCGGGAGTCGTCGGCACCGCGGGCCGCTACCCGCTTCGCCCTTCCACGGGGCCGCGTGCGGCCGACCTGACCCTGGCCGGGTCGTCGCTGCCGCTGACCGGGACGCTGCGCGTCTACACCTGCGGCATCACGCCCTACGACGTCACCCACCTCGGGCACGCCTCGACCTTCGTCTGGGCGGATCTCCTGCTCAGCCTGGGGCGGGCTCTCGAGGTCCGCACCGTCAGCTGCCGCAACGTCACCGACATCGACGACGTGCTGACCGAGGCGGCGGGGAAGCGGCAGCGGCACTACGACGAGCTCGCGGTCACCCAGGAGTTCCTCTTCGAGCGGGACATGACCGACCTCGCCGTGGCCCGTCCGGACCTCTCGCCGCACGCCCGCGGTCACGTCCGGCAGGTGGTGCAGCTCGCCGACGCGCTGCTGGCGCAGGACGCGGCCTATGAGCGGGACGGCACCGTGTTCTTCCGCGCTCCCGAGGGGCTCGACCTCGCCGGGCTCACGGAGGAGGAGGCGCTCGCGGCGCTGGGTGAGTTCGGCGACGCGGCCGAGGATGCTCGTGAGTCGGCGTACGACGTGCCGATCTGGAAGCCGTCCCCGGAGAACCATCCCGCCTGGCCCAGCCCGTGGGGCTGGGGGCGGCCGGCCTGGCACGTGGAGTGCGCGGCGATGGCGGTCGGGGCCTTCGGGGCGAGCCTGGACGTGGTGGTGGGCGGTGCCGACCTGGCGTTCCCGCACCACGCCTACCAGGCCGCGATGGTGGAGGCGGCGACCGGCGCGGCGCCGTTCGCCCGGCGGATGCTGCACGTCGGCACGGTCGGCTTCGAGGGCGCCAAGATGGCCAAGTCCACCGGCAACCTGGTGCTCGTGCGCGACCTGCTCGCCCAGCACCCCGGCGCGGTGGTCCGCATGCTGCTGCTCCACCGCGACTGGCGCGCGCCCTGGGAGTACGACGCCGCGCAGGTCGCCGAGGCCGCCGAGCGCGTGGAGGCGCTGCACGCGGCGGCCGCGCGCCGTTCCGACGAGGGGCGCGAGGCCGTGCTGGCGGCCCTGGTCGACGACCTGGACGTCCCGACGGCCTACGCCCGCGCCGTGGAGGACGGGGGCGCGGCCGCCCGGCTGCTCATCGACCTGCTGAAGGTCTGA
- a CDS encoding acyl-CoA dehydrogenase family protein — MSDFPLFELSEEHQAIREAVRAVCDAKVAPYAAAVDEEVRYPQEAADALLAADFHAPHVPEEYGGAGADALATCLVIEEVARACVSSSLIPAVNKLGSLPVMLAGSEELKKRYLSKLAAGEGGFSYCLSEPDAGSDAGGMKTRAVRDGDDWVLNGVKRWITNAEVSEYYTVMAVTDAEKGTRGGITAFVVEKSDEGVSFGAKEKKLGIKGSPTREVYLDNVRIPADRMIGEEGEGFSIAMRTLDHTRVTIAAQAVGVAQGALDYALGYAKERRQFGKPISSFQGMEFLLADMGMKVEAARQLTYAAAGRSERGDDDLTFFGASAKCFASDVAMEVTTNAVQVLGGYGYTSDYPVERMMRDAKITQIYEGTNQVQRIVMARQLLAGVQSEL; from the coding sequence ATGAGCGACTTTCCCCTGTTCGAGCTCTCTGAGGAGCACCAGGCGATCCGCGAGGCCGTGCGCGCGGTGTGCGACGCGAAGGTGGCGCCGTACGCCGCTGCCGTCGACGAGGAGGTGCGCTATCCGCAGGAGGCGGCCGACGCCCTGCTCGCGGCGGACTTCCACGCACCGCACGTGCCGGAGGAGTACGGCGGCGCCGGGGCCGACGCCCTCGCGACCTGTCTGGTGATCGAGGAGGTCGCGCGCGCCTGCGTCTCCTCCTCGCTGATCCCGGCGGTGAACAAGCTCGGCTCCCTGCCGGTGATGCTCGCGGGTTCGGAGGAGCTGAAGAAGAGGTACCTCAGCAAGCTGGCCGCGGGCGAGGGGGGCTTCTCCTACTGCCTCTCCGAGCCCGACGCCGGCTCCGACGCCGGTGGGATGAAGACCCGCGCGGTGCGCGACGGGGACGACTGGGTGCTCAACGGGGTCAAGCGCTGGATCACCAACGCGGAGGTCTCGGAGTACTACACCGTCATGGCGGTCACCGACGCCGAGAAGGGCACCCGCGGCGGGATCACCGCGTTCGTCGTGGAGAAGTCCGACGAGGGCGTCTCCTTCGGAGCCAAGGAGAAGAAGCTCGGCATCAAGGGCAGCCCGACGCGCGAGGTCTACCTGGACAACGTGCGCATTCCCGCCGACCGGATGATCGGTGAGGAGGGGGAGGGCTTCTCGATCGCCATGCGGACGCTGGACCACACCCGCGTCACCATCGCCGCCCAGGCCGTCGGCGTCGCCCAGGGCGCGCTCGACTACGCACTGGGCTATGCCAAGGAGCGGCGCCAGTTCGGCAAGCCGATCTCCTCCTTCCAGGGCATGGAGTTCCTCCTGGCCGACATGGGCATGAAGGTCGAGGCCGCGCGTCAGCTCACGTACGCCGCCGCGGGCCGCTCCGAGCGGGGCGACGACGATCTCACGTTCTTCGGCGCCTCGGCCAAGTGCTTCGCCTCCGACGTCGCGATGGAGGTCACCACCAACGCGGTCCAGGTGCTCGGCGGCTACGGCTACACCTCCGACTACCCGGTCGAGCGGATGATGCGGGACGCCAAGATCACCCAGATCTACGAGGGCACCAACCAGGTGCAGCGGATCGTGATGGCCCGCCAGCTGCTCGCAGGCGTGCAGTCGGAGCTGTAG
- a CDS encoding CoA-binding protein, which produces MRKGVVNWQDPANVSLMLDDCTVWAVVGLSGDESRTAFEIASLLQERGKKIVPIHPEAPVVLGEQGYPTLAEVPFPVDVVDVFRRSDEAGQFADQAREIGARGVWFQLGVIDEDAFERTTEAGVPMVMDTCPAIEWHRRTA; this is translated from the coding sequence ATGCGCAAGGGAGTCGTGAACTGGCAGGACCCAGCGAACGTCTCGCTCATGCTCGACGACTGCACCGTCTGGGCGGTCGTCGGACTGTCGGGCGATGAGAGCCGCACGGCGTTCGAGATCGCGAGCCTGCTGCAGGAGCGCGGCAAGAAGATCGTGCCCATCCACCCCGAGGCTCCCGTCGTGCTCGGCGAGCAGGGCTATCCCACGCTGGCCGAGGTGCCCTTCCCCGTCGACGTCGTCGACGTGTTCCGTCGCTCCGACGAGGCCGGCCAGTTCGCCGACCAGGCGCGCGAGATCGGCGCACGCGGCGTGTGGTTCCAGCTCGGCGTCATCGACGAGGACGCCTTCGAGCGCACCACCGAGGCGGGCGTCCCGATGGTCATGGACACCTGCCCGGCGATCGAGTGGCACCGCCGTACCGCGTGA
- the arfB gene encoding alternative ribosome rescue aminoacyl-tRNA hydrolase ArfB yields MKDLHVPTSPGLPGGLVIPAAELVETFSRSSGPGGQSVNTTDSRVQLEYDVRASTALTDAQRRRALVRLDARLVDGRLVITAAEHRSQHRNRTAAHERLAAVLREALAPPPPPRRATRPTRGSQLRRLEAKKRRGDTKSLRGRVRD; encoded by the coding sequence GTGAAGGACCTCCACGTCCCCACCAGCCCCGGGCTCCCGGGCGGGCTCGTGATCCCCGCCGCAGAGCTGGTGGAGACCTTCAGCCGCTCCTCGGGTCCGGGCGGACAGTCGGTCAACACCACCGACTCACGGGTGCAGCTGGAGTACGACGTCCGCGCATCCACCGCCCTCACCGACGCGCAGCGCCGACGGGCTCTGGTGCGGCTCGACGCACGGCTGGTCGACGGGCGCCTGGTGATCACCGCGGCCGAGCACCGCTCGCAGCACCGTAACCGGACAGCGGCGCACGAGCGGTTAGCCGCCGTGCTGCGTGAAGCACTCGCTCCTCCTCCCCCTCCGCGCCGGGCGACCCGGCCCACGCGTGGGTCCCAGCTGCGGCGACTCGAGGCCAAGAAGCGCCGCGGCGACACGAAGTCGCTCCGCGGCCGAGTGCGCGACTGA
- the purE gene encoding 5-(carboxyamino)imidazole ribonucleotide mutase, translating to MNETAAHVGIVMGSDSDWPVMQAAGELLDEMGVSWEADVVSAHRMPTEMIQWGQQAHERGLKVIIAGAGGAAHLPGMLASVTPLPVIGVPVPLKYLDGMDSLLSIVQMPAGIPVATVAIGNARNAGILAARILATSDHELRQRLVDFQAGLAESAHAKGEIVRNATSGTKPRAGF from the coding sequence ATGAACGAGACCGCCGCCCACGTGGGCATCGTGATGGGGTCGGACTCCGACTGGCCGGTGATGCAGGCCGCCGGGGAGCTGCTCGACGAGATGGGAGTGTCCTGGGAGGCCGACGTCGTCTCGGCGCACCGGATGCCGACCGAGATGATCCAGTGGGGTCAGCAGGCACACGAGCGCGGCCTGAAGGTGATCATCGCGGGCGCCGGCGGCGCCGCGCACCTACCCGGCATGCTCGCCTCGGTGACCCCGCTGCCCGTGATCGGCGTCCCCGTGCCGCTGAAGTACCTCGACGGCATGGACTCGCTCCTCTCCATCGTCCAGATGCCCGCCGGCATCCCGGTGGCGACCGTGGCGATCGGGAACGCCCGCAACGCCGGCATCCTGGCCGCCCGCATCCTCGCCACCTCCGACCACGAGCTGCGGCAGAGGCTGGTCGACTTCCAGGCCGGCCTGGCCGAGAGCGCCCACGCGAAGGGCGAGATCGTCCGCAACGCCACCTCCGGCACGAAGCCCCGCGCCGGCTTCTGA
- a CDS encoding 5-(carboxyamino)imidazole ribonucleotide synthase gives MSELAPTLAVIGGGQLARMMAEPANALALPLRLLAEAPGVSAAQVIPDQQVGDYRDLETLQRVTDGCAAVTFDHEHVPTEHLHALRDGGLAVHPGPEALVHAQDKGVMREALDRLDIPAPRNAIVADAAEVKAFGLPCVLKTTRGGYDGKGVWFVGSVEECAPAFESAAAAGVRILAEEAVDFRRELSALVARSPSGQAAAYPVVESIQEDGICREVIAPAPDLDSELAAQAQRIALTLAGELGVTGILAVELFETTDGRVLVNELAMRPHNTGHWSQDGAVTSQFENHLRAVMDLPLGDPTARERWTVMVNILGGDTDAGRLWDGYPHAQARDPRLKVHLYGKELRPGRKVGHVNAYGDDLEDCLERARHAAAWFRGDLGNESE, from the coding sequence GTGTCCGAGCTCGCCCCCACCCTCGCCGTGATCGGCGGCGGCCAGTTGGCCCGGATGATGGCCGAGCCCGCCAACGCCCTCGCTCTTCCCCTTCGGCTGCTCGCCGAGGCCCCCGGCGTCTCCGCCGCGCAGGTGATCCCCGACCAGCAGGTCGGCGACTACCGCGACCTCGAGACCCTGCAGCGGGTCACCGACGGCTGTGCCGCGGTCACCTTCGACCACGAGCACGTGCCCACCGAGCACCTGCACGCCCTGCGCGATGGAGGCCTGGCCGTGCACCCTGGCCCCGAGGCGCTCGTGCACGCGCAGGACAAGGGCGTCATGCGCGAGGCGCTCGACCGGCTGGACATCCCCGCTCCCCGCAACGCGATCGTCGCCGACGCGGCCGAGGTCAAGGCGTTCGGCCTGCCGTGCGTGCTCAAGACGACGCGCGGCGGGTACGACGGCAAGGGCGTCTGGTTCGTCGGCTCCGTCGAGGAGTGCGCCCCCGCCTTCGAGTCCGCCGCGGCCGCGGGCGTGCGGATCCTGGCCGAGGAGGCCGTGGACTTCCGTCGCGAGCTGTCGGCTCTGGTCGCGCGCTCGCCGAGCGGCCAGGCGGCGGCCTACCCCGTCGTGGAGTCGATCCAGGAGGACGGCATCTGCCGCGAGGTGATCGCCCCGGCGCCGGACCTGGACTCCGAGCTGGCCGCGCAGGCCCAGCGGATCGCGCTGACCCTCGCCGGGGAGCTCGGCGTCACCGGGATCCTCGCGGTCGAGCTGTTCGAGACGACCGACGGGCGGGTGCTGGTCAACGAGCTGGCGATGCGTCCTCACAACACCGGTCACTGGAGCCAGGACGGCGCCGTGACCTCGCAGTTCGAGAACCACCTGCGGGCGGTGATGGACCTGCCGCTCGGCGACCCGACGGCCCGCGAGCGGTGGACCGTGATGGTCAACATCCTGGGCGGGGACACCGACGCCGGTCGGCTGTGGGACGGCTACCCGCACGCACAGGCGCGCGACCCACGGCTCAAGGTGCACCTGTACGGCAAGGAGCTGCGTCCGGGCCGCAAGGTCGGGCATGTCAACGCGTACGGCGACGACCTTGAGGACTGCCTGGAGCGTGCCCGGCACGCCGCGGCCTGGTTCCGGGGAGATCTGGGGAACGAGAGCGAATGA
- a CDS encoding adenylate/guanylate cyclase domain-containing protein, which yields MAEEERTEETGTAPSREQLDRAILGGERELTAAQVAEATGVTVEDLRRLWRALGFPEDPHAVAFTRADADAVSRVSDVVDSGFVDFDMAVNLTRALGQTMSRLADWEVATLVHRIEELAADDEGSRIATAMQMVEEVNQPFEELLVYAWRRHLAAATARMEALGANEEDLHTTQVTVGFADIVGFTQLSNQVDEERIGDLVEIFESRCADVISAKRGRVIKSIGDSVLFVNTEPVPALETAEGIVAVVGRDSRMPDVRLGLATGNVVTRMGDVFGPPVNLASRLTSVARRNRIIIDQRTAELLPREEFETRALPPRPVRGFGIVEPLAVRRA from the coding sequence GTGGCTGAGGAGGAGCGGACGGAGGAGACCGGGACGGCCCCGTCTCGTGAGCAGCTGGACCGGGCGATCCTCGGCGGCGAGCGCGAGCTGACCGCCGCCCAGGTCGCCGAGGCGACCGGGGTGACCGTGGAGGACCTGCGCCGGCTCTGGCGGGCACTGGGGTTCCCCGAGGACCCGCACGCCGTCGCCTTCACCCGCGCGGACGCCGACGCGGTGAGCCGGGTCTCGGATGTCGTGGACTCGGGGTTCGTCGACTTCGACATGGCGGTCAACCTCACGCGGGCGCTGGGCCAGACCATGTCGCGCCTGGCCGACTGGGAGGTCGCCACCCTCGTCCACCGGATCGAGGAGCTGGCCGCCGACGACGAGGGCAGCCGGATCGCGACCGCCATGCAGATGGTCGAGGAGGTCAACCAGCCCTTCGAGGAGCTGCTCGTCTACGCCTGGCGTCGGCACCTCGCGGCCGCCACGGCCCGGATGGAGGCGCTCGGCGCGAACGAGGAGGACCTGCACACCACCCAGGTCACCGTCGGCTTCGCCGACATCGTCGGCTTCACCCAGCTCTCCAACCAGGTCGACGAGGAGCGGATCGGCGACCTGGTGGAGATCTTCGAGTCCCGGTGCGCCGACGTCATCTCGGCCAAGCGCGGCCGGGTGATCAAGTCCATCGGGGACTCGGTGCTGTTCGTGAACACCGAGCCCGTGCCGGCGCTGGAGACCGCCGAGGGGATCGTGGCGGTGGTCGGTCGCGACAGCCGGATGCCCGACGTGCGCCTGGGCCTGGCCACCGGCAACGTGGTGACGCGGATGGGCGACGTCTTCGGTCCGCCGGTGAACCTCGCCTCCCGGCTCACCTCGGTGGCCCGCCGCAACCGGATCATCATCGACCAGCGCACGGCCGAGCTGCTGCCGCGCGAGGAGTTCGAGACCCGCGCGCTCCCACCGCGCCCGGTGCGAGGGTTCGGCATCGTCGAGCCGCTCGCGGTCCGCCGGGCCTGA
- a CDS encoding biotin--[acetyl-CoA-carboxylase] ligase → MTDAPAARPPLDATRLAGLLTGTGWRVEVSESDPSTNATAAARAREGAADGLVVATEHQTAGRGRLDRSWVTPARAALTFSLLLRPSVGAERWPWLPLLTGYAVREGLRSTGVVADLKWPNDVLVGERKICGILLERVETPDGPAAIAGVGINTSLSADELPVPGATSVLLETGEEPDRTALLAAVLAAFRRQYDAWADGDPRLLAAYRDACTTLGRQVRVELPRDAPLVGIASGIDEQGRLLVEEPDGMVPVGAGDVVHVRPDPAGSV, encoded by the coding sequence ATGACCGATGCCCCTGCCGCACGCCCACCCCTCGATGCGACCCGTCTGGCCGGCCTGCTGACCGGCACGGGCTGGCGGGTCGAGGTGTCCGAGAGCGACCCCAGCACCAACGCCACCGCCGCCGCCCGGGCCCGCGAGGGGGCCGCCGACGGCCTGGTCGTGGCGACCGAGCACCAGACCGCGGGACGCGGCCGGCTGGACCGGTCCTGGGTGACTCCGGCGCGTGCTGCGCTGACGTTCTCCCTGCTCCTGCGGCCCTCCGTGGGCGCCGAGCGCTGGCCGTGGCTGCCGCTGCTGACGGGGTACGCCGTCCGCGAGGGCCTGCGCTCCACCGGGGTCGTCGCGGACCTGAAGTGGCCCAACGACGTGCTCGTCGGGGAGCGGAAGATCTGCGGGATCCTCCTGGAGCGGGTGGAGACGCCCGACGGCCCCGCCGCGATCGCCGGTGTGGGGATCAACACGTCCCTGTCCGCGGACGAGCTGCCCGTTCCCGGGGCCACCTCGGTGCTGCTGGAGACGGGGGAGGAGCCGGACCGTACGGCGCTGCTCGCCGCGGTGCTCGCCGCGTTCCGCCGGCAGTACGACGCCTGGGCGGACGGCGACCCGCGCCTGCTCGCCGCCTACCGCGACGCCTGCACCACGCTGGGCCGGCAGGTCCGGGTCGAGCTGCCGCGGGACGCCCCGCTGGTCGGGATCGCCTCCGGCATCGACGAGCAGGGTCGGCTGCTGGTCGAGGAGCCCGACGGCATGGTGCCCGTGGGTGCCGGGGACGTCGTCCACGTTCGCCCCGACCCTGCTGGATCGGTCTGA
- a CDS encoding acyl-CoA carboxylase subunit beta, whose protein sequence is MSADVTQPEPGETDIDTHTTAGKLAEKEKRLDEARRVLDEQAREKQHQKGRKSARERIEMLFDEGTFVELDELARHRSTNFGLEKKRPYGDGVVTGFGEIDGRQVAVFSQDFSIFGGSLGQVYGEKICKVMDLAIKTGMPIVGINEGAGARIQEGVVSLGLYGEIFKRNVHASGVIPQISLIMGNSAGGHVYSPAVTDFTVMVDKTSAMFITGPDVIKTVTGEDVSMEELGGARAHSTKSGNSHYMASDEEDAIDYVKSLLSYLPQNNLDEPVVYDEPYDLGLNDLDEALDTIIPDSPNQPYDMHEVITTVLDDQEFLEVMELFAPNIVVGFGRVEGRPVGVVANQPMQLAGTLDIDASEKAARFVRFCDAFNLPVLTFVDVPGFLPGVDQEHNGIIRRGAKLIYAYAEATVPLVTIITRKAYGGAYDVMGSKHLGADINLAWPTAQIAVMGAQGAVNILYRNELKEAEDPEARRAELVDEYDQKLANPYEAAERLYVDGVISPRNTRPEVVKALRMLRTKRAELPAKKHGNIPL, encoded by the coding sequence GTGAGCGCAGACGTGACCCAGCCGGAGCCCGGTGAGACCGACATCGACACCCACACGACCGCGGGGAAGCTGGCCGAGAAGGAGAAGCGGCTCGACGAGGCCCGCCGGGTGCTGGACGAGCAGGCCCGCGAGAAGCAGCACCAGAAGGGTCGCAAGTCCGCCCGGGAGCGGATCGAGATGCTCTTCGACGAGGGCACCTTCGTCGAGCTCGACGAGCTGGCCCGGCACCGGTCGACGAACTTCGGCCTGGAGAAGAAGCGCCCGTACGGCGACGGCGTGGTGACCGGCTTCGGTGAGATCGACGGACGCCAGGTCGCGGTGTTCTCCCAGGACTTCTCGATCTTCGGCGGCTCGCTGGGCCAGGTCTACGGCGAGAAGATCTGCAAGGTGATGGACCTGGCGATCAAGACCGGCATGCCGATCGTCGGGATCAACGAGGGCGCCGGCGCGCGGATCCAGGAGGGCGTGGTCTCCCTCGGCCTCTACGGCGAGATCTTCAAGCGCAACGTGCACGCCTCCGGGGTGATCCCGCAGATCAGCCTGATCATGGGCAACAGCGCCGGCGGGCACGTCTACTCCCCCGCCGTCACCGACTTCACCGTGATGGTCGACAAGACCTCCGCGATGTTCATCACCGGCCCCGACGTGATCAAGACCGTCACCGGCGAGGACGTCTCGATGGAGGAGCTGGGCGGCGCGCGGGCGCACTCGACGAAGTCCGGTAACAGCCACTACATGGCCTCCGACGAGGAGGACGCGATCGACTACGTCAAGTCGCTGCTGTCCTACCTGCCGCAGAACAACCTGGACGAGCCGGTCGTCTACGACGAGCCCTACGACCTCGGGCTCAACGACCTGGACGAGGCGCTGGACACGATCATCCCGGACAGCCCGAACCAGCCCTACGACATGCACGAGGTCATCACCACGGTCCTGGACGACCAGGAGTTCCTGGAGGTGATGGAGCTCTTCGCGCCCAACATCGTGGTCGGCTTCGGCCGGGTCGAGGGCCGGCCGGTCGGCGTCGTGGCCAACCAGCCGATGCAGCTGGCGGGCACGCTGGACATCGACGCCTCGGAGAAGGCCGCCCGGTTCGTCCGCTTCTGCGACGCCTTCAACCTGCCGGTGCTCACCTTCGTCGACGTCCCCGGCTTCCTGCCCGGCGTCGACCAGGAGCACAACGGCATCATCCGGCGCGGCGCGAAGCTGATCTACGCCTACGCCGAGGCGACCGTCCCGCTGGTCACGATCATCACCCGGAAGGCGTACGGCGGCGCCTACGACGTCATGGGCTCCAAGCACCTCGGCGCCGACATCAACCTGGCGTGGCCGACCGCGCAGATCGCGGTGATGGGCGCCCAGGGGGCGGTCAACATCCTCTACCGCAACGAGCTCAAGGAGGCCGAGGACCCCGAGGCCAGGCGGGCGGAGCTGGTCGATGAGTACGACCAGAAGCTGGCCAACCCCTACGAGGCCGCGGAGCGGTTGTACGTCGACGGGGTGATCTCGCCGCGCAACACCCGGCCCGAGGTGGTCAAGGCGCTGCGCATGCTGCGCACCAAGCGGGCCGAGCTGCCGGCGAAGAAGCACGGGAACATTCCGCTGTGA